The Thalassotalea psychrophila genome window below encodes:
- a CDS encoding DUF3718 domain-containing protein — protein MKTVTLLVTILTSTIAFNTQADSIQFDTSNADRNTHTCIAAATNDLDKLKSLMGLEQYGEKNVVENLHCNELTITEFATKYHAYDSIAYLNKFLHKNRKVDVVALANSQQNSITETAE, from the coding sequence ATGAAAACAGTAACACTTTTAGTAACCATCTTAACTTCAACTATCGCATTCAATACTCAAGCTGATTCGATTCAATTTGATACATCTAATGCCGATAGAAATACGCACACTTGCATTGCTGCTGCGACTAATGACCTAGATAAATTGAAAAGTTTAATGGGATTAGAGCAATATGGCGAAAAAAATGTAGTTGAAAACTTACATTGTAACGAACTTACAATTACTGAGTTCGCGACTAAATATCATGCCTATGACAGCATTGCTTACTTAAATAAATTTTTACATAAAAACCGTAAAGTAGATGTGGTCGCGCTAGCAAATTCTCAGCAAAACTCAATAACAGAAACTGCCGAATAA
- a CDS encoding Crp/Fnr family transcriptional regulator: MSLDINKISVKNSLTSCFGTALESINGGDEFLALLANNADEVHIDSHDYLLNEGESADYVFIPISGSVMLERTASNGARQVYAFLFTGNILGLSTSSIAKYNYSAKALSDLTAIRINRQVLEEFFKRALDIGKKYHTRTEVVLSAMLDHLFVMGQRTAHQRLAHFLLDMENRLFCHKGQYNLPMSRQDIADYLGMTVSTACRGFTALKKKGWISISSNSLIIINDRDAMTHYITD; encoded by the coding sequence ATGTCTTTAGATATTAATAAAATTTCCGTAAAAAACTCGCTGACAAGTTGTTTTGGTACTGCTTTAGAGAGTATTAATGGCGGTGATGAATTTCTTGCATTATTAGCAAATAATGCCGATGAGGTTCACATTGACAGTCACGATTACCTGTTAAATGAAGGAGAGTCCGCCGACTACGTGTTTATTCCAATTTCTGGCTCGGTGATGCTTGAACGAACAGCATCAAACGGAGCTAGACAAGTTTATGCTTTCTTATTTACCGGTAATATTTTAGGTCTATCAACATCAAGTATTGCCAAATATAACTACAGTGCCAAGGCATTATCAGATCTGACTGCGATCAGAATTAATCGTCAGGTACTTGAAGAGTTCTTCAAACGTGCGCTCGATATTGGCAAAAAGTATCATACTCGTACCGAAGTAGTACTTTCAGCAATGCTTGATCATTTATTTGTGATGGGCCAACGTACTGCTCATCAACGATTAGCACATTTTCTACTTGATATGGAAAACCGTTTATTTTGCCATAAAGGCCAATACAATTTACCAATGAGTCGCCAAGACATTGCCGATTACTTAGGCATGACTGTTTCTACGGCCTGTCGCGGCTTTACCGCGTTAAAGAAAAAAGGCTGGATCAGTATCAGCAGTAATTCATTAATTATCATTAATGACCGTGATGCAATGACGCATTATATTACTGATTAA
- a CDS encoding GIY-YIG nuclease family protein, with amino-acid sequence MKQPATYIISNDHNTVLYIGVTSNLIQRIYQHKEKIIGGFSAKYNLTKLVYFELFNDMENAIVREKRLKQWHRKWKNRLIGEVNPNWRDLYPDII; translated from the coding sequence ATGAAACAACCCGCAACCTATATTATTTCTAATGATCACAATACCGTTTTGTACATTGGCGTAACAAGTAATTTAATTCAGAGAATATACCAACATAAAGAAAAAATTATTGGTGGCTTTAGTGCTAAATACAACTTAACAAAACTTGTTTATTTTGAATTATTCAACGACATGGAAAACGCAATTGTAAGAGAAAAGAGATTAAAGCAGTGGCATCGAAAGTGGAAAAATAGATTAATAGGAGAGGTTAATCCAAACTGGCGAGATTTATACCCTGATATTATTTGA
- a CDS encoding CaiB/BaiF CoA transferase family protein: protein MKLEGIKVLDLSLFLPGPHFTMMMADHGAEVIKLEPPTGEPVREVGLKQGDESVWFRNTHRGKKSISLNLKHPEGKTAFMKLAAEVDVIVEAFRPGVVSRLGIDYDSIKAINPGIVYCSVSAYGQTGDKRLSPAHDLSIQADSGLVSVNLGADGVPAMPAMPTADMAGSLMAFSGILMALLRKQTTGLGDYLDVSMQDSLIAWTPNVMGPIFAENKAAETKQERSWGGNGFYNIYQTQDGKYLTLGGSEIKFVHNLLSALGKPEMTELAKQGPGDHQQPMRVFLREQFASKTLAEWEEYLAEIDVCWAPVRDLHSAMQEPHLQQRDMILTDEHGNKSLGVPIKFSEEPAQPNLKTPEFSADTAQILRSLGYSASDIERFKIDKAVF from the coding sequence ATGAAATTAGAAGGCATTAAAGTACTGGATTTATCGCTGTTTTTACCAGGGCCGCATTTTACCATGATGATGGCAGATCATGGTGCTGAGGTTATTAAACTTGAACCACCAACAGGCGAGCCTGTACGTGAAGTTGGCTTGAAACAAGGTGATGAAAGTGTTTGGTTTCGAAATACTCACCGCGGCAAGAAAAGCATTAGTTTGAATTTAAAACACCCAGAAGGTAAAACTGCATTCATGAAGCTTGCCGCTGAGGTTGATGTGATTGTTGAGGCGTTTCGTCCTGGCGTGGTTAGTCGTTTAGGTATTGATTATGACTCGATAAAAGCGATTAATCCGGGTATCGTTTATTGTTCTGTTTCTGCTTACGGACAAACCGGTGATAAGCGTTTAAGCCCAGCTCATGATTTAAGTATTCAGGCAGATTCTGGTTTGGTTAGCGTGAATTTAGGTGCTGATGGTGTGCCGGCTATGCCCGCTATGCCTACGGCAGATATGGCCGGTAGTTTAATGGCTTTTTCTGGCATATTGATGGCGCTGTTACGCAAGCAAACTACAGGCCTTGGTGATTACCTTGATGTATCTATGCAAGATTCATTAATTGCTTGGACACCAAATGTAATGGGACCAATTTTTGCTGAGAATAAGGCCGCAGAGACGAAACAAGAACGTTCATGGGGTGGTAATGGTTTTTATAATATTTACCAAACTCAAGATGGCAAATACTTAACTTTAGGTGGCAGTGAAATTAAGTTTGTTCATAACTTATTAAGCGCCTTAGGAAAGCCCGAAATGACCGAGTTGGCCAAACAAGGTCCGGGTGATCATCAACAACCTATGAGAGTATTTTTGCGCGAGCAATTTGCCAGTAAGACGTTAGCTGAGTGGGAAGAATATCTTGCTGAAATTGACGTGTGTTGGGCACCAGTACGTGATTTACATAGTGCCATGCAAGAGCCGCATTTACAGCAGCGCGACATGATTTTAACCGATGAGCATGGTAATAAGTCGTTGGGGGTTCCAATTAAATTCAGTGAAGAACCCGCTCAACCAAACCTTAAAACACCAGAGTTTAGTGCGGATACAGCACAGATTTTGCGATCGTTGGGGTATAGTGCAAGCGATATAGAACGCTTCAAAATAGATAAAGCAGTGTTTTAA
- a CDS encoding CaiB/BaiF CoA transferase family protein, which produces MQDLPLKGVRIIAVEQYGAGPFASMYLADMGAEVIKIENPKIGGDISRHTGPYFLGENDSYFFQTFNLNKKSLTLDLKSTEGKVIFAKLVASADAVMNNLRGDLPDKLGLTYDVLKHINPKICCAHLSAYGRDNERSNWPGYDYLMQAEAGYMHLTGEPDAPPARFGLSMVDFMTGVTTSLGLTAALFSAYKTGTGRDVDVNLFDVALHQLTYPASWYLNEGHVTERYARSAHPSTVPCQLYKTSDGWVFIMAMTEKFWQVLINEINSDNLRADKFSTVAKRREVRDELNQLIEQCLQTDTTDNWLNRLQGRMPIAPVNNMAQALNNPYLKETGALQKVPHDSNDEMELLANPIQLNGQRLTGKACAKLGENTQELLAELGFADDDIKQLKIQGVV; this is translated from the coding sequence ATGCAAGACTTACCGTTAAAAGGCGTGCGTATTATTGCTGTTGAGCAATACGGCGCAGGCCCCTTTGCATCTATGTATCTTGCTGATATGGGTGCCGAAGTTATAAAAATTGAAAATCCTAAAATTGGTGGTGATATTTCACGCCATACTGGTCCTTACTTTTTAGGTGAAAATGACAGCTACTTTTTTCAAACGTTTAATTTGAACAAAAAAAGCCTAACCTTGGATTTAAAATCAACCGAGGGCAAAGTTATTTTTGCCAAATTGGTAGCCAGTGCTGATGCTGTAATGAACAACTTACGCGGCGATCTTCCTGATAAATTAGGCTTAACCTATGATGTGTTAAAGCATATTAATCCAAAAATTTGTTGTGCGCATTTATCTGCCTATGGCCGTGACAATGAACGCAGCAATTGGCCTGGATATGACTATTTAATGCAGGCCGAAGCCGGTTATATGCATTTAACTGGTGAGCCCGATGCGCCGCCGGCAAGATTTGGTTTGTCTATGGTTGATTTTATGACTGGGGTTACGACAAGCTTAGGATTAACCGCTGCGCTATTTAGTGCCTATAAAACAGGAACTGGTCGCGATGTAGACGTTAACTTGTTTGATGTTGCTTTACATCAGTTAACATACCCGGCGAGTTGGTACTTAAATGAAGGGCACGTTACAGAGCGTTATGCCCGTTCAGCTCATCCATCAACCGTACCTTGTCAATTATATAAAACCAGCGATGGCTGGGTATTTATTATGGCAATGACAGAAAAATTTTGGCAAGTATTGATTAATGAAATTAACAGTGACAATTTACGCGCTGATAAGTTTTCAACCGTCGCTAAGCGCCGTGAAGTTAGAGATGAACTTAATCAATTGATTGAGCAATGTTTGCAAACAGATACTACTGATAATTGGTTAAACCGATTACAAGGTAGAATGCCGATAGCGCCGGTAAATAACATGGCGCAAGCATTGAATAATCCATATCTAAAAGAAACGGGTGCATTACAAAAAGTGCCACATGATAGTAACGACGAAATGGAACTATTAGCCAACCCTATCCAGCTTAATGGTCAGCGCTTAACGGGTAAAGCGTGTGCCAAGTTAGGTGAGAATACACAAGAGTTATTAGCCGAGCTTGGCTTTGCTGATGACGATATTAAACAACTGAAAATTCAAGGCGTGGTTTAG
- a CDS encoding acyl-CoA dehydrogenase family protein codes for MSEIYSKEDELAILDMIGKWVDNEVAPIAKEYDQADKYPHDLVTQMKELGLFGATIGADYGGMGLPASIYAKIVIKVASAWMAPGGIFNSHLIQASAIERCGTEEQKQRILPRMATGELRGGIALTEPNAGSDLQAILTTAKRDGDDYILNGAKTWITNSMNGNSLAVLVKTDTEMQPRHKGTSLFFVETKDSEGNVLLGIEITKMKKMGYKAIDTCEVVFNNFRVSAENLIGGKEGSGFLQAIGGLELGRINVAARGAGIAQGALDLSVRYAQEREAFGKSISNHQAIQLKLGEMAAKVEASRLLIEQAAQKYDAEERCDMEAGMAKYFASETGVYCAQEGMRIFGGYSYSVEYDIERFYRDAMLMCIGEGTNEMQRIIIAKQLIERNKI; via the coding sequence ATGTCAGAGATTTATTCTAAAGAAGATGAGTTAGCCATTTTAGATATGATTGGTAAATGGGTAGACAACGAAGTTGCGCCAATTGCCAAAGAATATGACCAAGCTGATAAATACCCACATGATTTAGTTACGCAAATGAAAGAGTTAGGTTTATTCGGTGCAACTATTGGTGCAGATTACGGTGGCATGGGCTTACCCGCGTCTATATACGCCAAAATCGTAATTAAAGTTGCATCAGCGTGGATGGCGCCGGGTGGTATCTTTAATTCACATCTTATTCAGGCTTCTGCGATAGAGCGTTGTGGTACAGAAGAGCAAAAGCAGCGCATTCTTCCTCGCATGGCTACCGGTGAATTACGTGGCGGTATTGCCTTAACTGAGCCTAATGCCGGTTCTGACTTACAAGCAATTTTAACTACAGCAAAACGCGATGGTGATGACTACATTTTAAATGGAGCCAAAACTTGGATCACCAACTCCATGAACGGTAACTCATTAGCCGTATTGGTAAAAACCGACACTGAAATGCAACCGCGCCATAAAGGCACCAGCTTATTTTTTGTTGAAACTAAAGATAGCGAAGGCAATGTATTGCTAGGTATTGAAATCACTAAGATGAAAAAAATGGGTTACAAAGCCATTGATACCTGTGAAGTGGTTTTCAACAACTTTAGAGTTTCTGCTGAAAATTTAATTGGTGGCAAAGAAGGCAGTGGTTTCTTACAAGCTATTGGTGGTTTAGAGCTAGGACGTATTAATGTAGCGGCTCGCGGCGCGGGTATTGCACAAGGTGCATTAGATTTATCGGTTCGCTATGCACAAGAGCGTGAAGCTTTTGGCAAATCAATTTCCAATCATCAGGCAATTCAATTAAAGCTTGGTGAAATGGCGGCGAAAGTAGAAGCTTCACGCTTATTGATTGAGCAAGCAGCCCAAAAATATGATGCCGAAGAACGTTGCGATATGGAAGCGGGTATGGCGAAGTATTTTGCTTCTGAAACCGGTGTTTATTGTGCGCAAGAAGGTATGCGAATTTTTGGCGGTTACAGCTACAGTGTTGAATATGATATTGAGCGTTTTTATCGAGATGCCATGTTGATGTGTATTGGTGAAGGTACTAATGAAATGCAACGAATTATTATTGCTAAGCAATTAATTGAACGCAATAAGATTTAA
- a CDS encoding MaoC family dehydratase — protein sequence MVQKVKQISENRFRETFGRSYEEFTVGHIYEHRPGRTITKTDNTWFTLLTMNTHPMHFDDEYAKASEFGKCIVCSPLTVAIMVGMSVTDCSQKAIANLGWDGIKMTYPLFEDDTLTAESEVIEKRESSSRPGAGIVTIRTTGFNQDGKQVCTFTRTMLIAKEGYSVEDKVNY from the coding sequence ATGGTTCAGAAAGTAAAACAAATCTCAGAAAATCGTTTTCGCGAAACATTTGGTCGCTCATACGAAGAATTTACTGTCGGTCATATTTACGAGCACCGTCCAGGTCGTACTATTACTAAAACTGATAATACTTGGTTTACTCTATTAACGATGAACACTCATCCAATGCATTTTGATGATGAATACGCTAAGGCTAGTGAGTTTGGCAAATGTATTGTCTGTTCACCGCTAACTGTTGCCATTATGGTTGGTATGAGCGTGACCGACTGTAGCCAAAAAGCTATTGCAAATCTTGGTTGGGACGGCATTAAGATGACTTACCCTTTGTTTGAAGATGATACTTTGACTGCAGAGTCTGAAGTTATTGAAAAACGAGAGTCATCATCTCGCCCAGGGGCAGGAATTGTAACAATACGAACGACCGGATTTAACCAAGATGGCAAACAAGTTTGTACTTTTACCCGAACTATGTTGATCGCCAAAGAAGGCTACAGCGTTGAAGACAAAGTGAATTACTAG
- a CDS encoding HpcH/HpaI aldolase/citrate lyase family protein, which translates to MPLPMLRSLLFVPGSRPDRFEKAANAGSDIICIDLEDAVMPADKAQARASVVKYLATNNNVVVRINHILTATGIDDLTALINAENSPMAIMLPKTSCPTEIDQAVAIIGTKNIEIIALLESVAGVNNSQLIAACDQVSALMFGGADYSAEIGAEFSYEPLLLARSQLVQAKAVKAIQLIDVPHIDIKQLDDLQHETAKVKALGFTAKAAIHPCQLDAIHQEFTPSELEVHNAEEIVSQIDNEDAGVLVINGRMIDRPIILAAKRTIALAQAASKNL; encoded by the coding sequence ATGCCATTACCGATGCTGCGTTCATTGCTCTTTGTGCCAGGGTCACGCCCTGATCGCTTTGAAAAAGCGGCAAATGCTGGCAGTGATATTATTTGCATCGATTTAGAAGATGCAGTAATGCCTGCAGATAAAGCGCAAGCTCGTGCAAGTGTGGTTAAGTATTTAGCCACAAATAACAATGTTGTTGTGCGCATAAATCATATTTTGACAGCAACGGGCATCGATGATTTGACCGCACTGATAAATGCGGAAAATTCGCCAATGGCAATTATGTTGCCAAAAACCAGTTGCCCGACAGAAATAGACCAAGCCGTTGCCATTATTGGCACTAAAAACATTGAAATTATTGCGTTATTGGAATCGGTCGCAGGCGTTAACAACTCCCAATTAATTGCCGCCTGCGATCAGGTTTCTGCTTTAATGTTTGGTGGTGCAGATTATAGTGCTGAAATAGGCGCTGAATTTAGTTACGAACCGTTATTGTTGGCACGTAGCCAATTGGTGCAAGCAAAAGCCGTTAAAGCAATTCAGTTAATTGATGTACCTCATATTGATATTAAACAACTGGACGATTTACAGCACGAAACAGCAAAAGTTAAAGCGCTTGGTTTTACTGCAAAAGCAGCAATACACCCTTGCCAACTTGACGCTATTCATCAAGAGTTTACCCCGAGCGAACTTGAAGTACACAATGCTGAAGAAATTGTGTCTCAGATTGATAATGAAGATGCTGGGGTGTTAGTTATTAACGGCCGAATGATCGACAGACCGATTATATTGGCAGCAAAAAGAACAATAGCTTTAGCGCAAGCTGCAAGCAAAAATTTATAA
- a CDS encoding polysaccharide deacetylase family protein, whose protein sequence is MTEQSTKSYPWPNDARIALSMVVNVEEGSEYNIADGDKGPEPVDELQVTLKKPMRNYGNESNYLYGIKEGAPRIIRLLDKFNVKATWTVCAKSLEKYPHIAQTIKDRGDEACSHGYRWIHQFKMDETQERQFIRDAADSIEQTTGQRPKGWLSRYLLTDNTRRILQEEGYLYHMDDYSGDQPFYADVDGSDKPMCILPYAMDSNDMKMWVSASFTPDMWLKYAKDTFDTLYEEGGEQTRMMSLGLHLRIIGRPGRVWALEEFLRYVSSKPGVWFASREEIAEQFIAAQEE, encoded by the coding sequence ATGACAGAGCAAAGCACAAAATCTTATCCATGGCCTAACGATGCCCGTATTGCATTATCAATGGTAGTAAACGTTGAAGAAGGCAGTGAATACAATATCGCCGATGGTGATAAAGGCCCTGAGCCAGTGGATGAGTTACAAGTAACGCTAAAAAAACCGATGCGTAATTACGGTAATGAATCAAATTATTTGTATGGCATTAAAGAAGGTGCACCGAGAATTATTCGATTGCTCGATAAATTTAATGTTAAAGCAACATGGACTGTTTGTGCTAAAAGTCTGGAAAAATATCCACATATCGCACAAACAATTAAAGACCGTGGCGATGAAGCTTGCTCACATGGCTATCGTTGGATCCATCAATTTAAAATGGACGAAACGCAAGAGCGACAATTCATTCGTGATGCCGCAGATAGTATTGAACAAACAACAGGTCAAAGACCGAAAGGCTGGTTGTCACGTTACTTACTTACTGACAATACTCGACGTATATTGCAAGAAGAAGGCTACTTGTATCACATGGATGATTACAGTGGCGACCAGCCATTTTATGCCGACGTTGATGGCTCAGACAAACCAATGTGTATTTTACCGTACGCCATGGATTCAAACGATATGAAAATGTGGGTATCGGCTAGTTTTACCCCTGATATGTGGTTGAAATATGCCAAAGACACGTTTGATACCTTGTACGAAGAAGGTGGTGAACAAACACGAATGATGTCACTTGGTTTGCACTTGCGCATTATTGGGCGACCAGGCCGTGTTTGGGCATTAGAAGAATTTTTACGTTATGTAAGCTCTAAACCGGGTGTTTGGTTTGCTAGCCGTGAAGAAATAGCCGAGCAATTTATTGCTGCACAAGAGGAATAA
- a CDS encoding SDR family NAD(P)-dependent oxidoreductase has translation MANYTELKGKVAVITGAGRHKGLGEAMAKRLASEGCKVVITDIGHAAGEHMPESAIGSSDEMQQIVAEIKADGGEATSFACNVLNADEVKAAAQFAVDTYGSLDIWVNNAGVGYLMKPILDMDVSEWDTVLNVNLRGTFLGIKFAAEQMVKQGNGGKIINIGSQASKSAFAHASAYTTSKHGMNGITRVAAQELGEHKINVNQICPNHVTTGLGAWQNSHFSEVTGKGHDKYMQDMRDRIPLGRPGLQDDIAKACAFLCSEQASYITGECMNVSGGEEYH, from the coding sequence ATGGCAAATTACACTGAACTAAAAGGTAAAGTTGCAGTTATTACCGGAGCTGGTCGCCACAAAGGTTTAGGCGAAGCCATGGCAAAGCGCTTGGCAAGTGAAGGCTGTAAGGTAGTGATCACCGATATTGGTCATGCCGCTGGAGAACATATGCCCGAGTCGGCTATTGGCAGCAGTGATGAAATGCAACAAATCGTCGCTGAAATTAAAGCCGATGGTGGCGAAGCAACGTCATTTGCCTGCAATGTATTAAATGCAGATGAAGTGAAAGCTGCAGCACAGTTTGCCGTAGACACCTATGGTAGCCTTGATATTTGGGTGAATAACGCAGGTGTTGGTTATTTAATGAAACCAATCTTAGATATGGACGTAAGTGAATGGGATACGGTATTAAACGTGAACCTTCGCGGCACTTTCTTGGGCATTAAATTTGCAGCTGAGCAAATGGTAAAGCAAGGCAATGGCGGAAAAATTATTAATATTGGCTCGCAGGCTTCTAAATCAGCTTTTGCTCATGCTTCGGCATATACCACATCAAAGCATGGCATGAACGGCATCACACGAGTAGCTGCTCAAGAACTTGGTGAACATAAGATTAACGTAAATCAAATTTGTCCTAATCATGTAACGACTGGTTTAGGTGCTTGGCAGAATTCGCATTTTTCAGAAGTGACTGGCAAAGGACATGATAAATACATGCAAGACATGCGCGATCGTATTCCTTTAGGGCGACCTGGTTTGCAAGACGATATAGCCAAGGCTTGCGCCTTTTTATGCTCAGAACAAGCATCTTACATTACCGGTGAATGCATGAATGTATCTGGTGGCGAAGAATACCATTAA
- a CDS encoding REDY-like protein HapK: MKKLVVLFNLKAETDMQEYENWAKTVDIPTAGGLPSIDNFEVVKSLSLFGSDATPPYQYIEILSINDLDQLGNDVSSDEMQKVAAQFQAFADNPMFILTENI, translated from the coding sequence ATGAAAAAGCTAGTGGTACTATTCAATTTAAAAGCCGAAACTGATATGCAAGAGTATGAAAACTGGGCAAAAACTGTCGATATCCCAACAGCTGGTGGCTTGCCTTCTATAGACAATTTTGAAGTAGTAAAAAGCTTAAGCTTATTCGGTAGTGACGCCACTCCTCCTTATCAATATATCGAAATTTTAAGCATCAATGACCTTGACCAACTGGGTAATGATGTAAGCAGTGACGAGATGCAGAAAGTAGCTGCTCAATTTCAAGCATTTGCCGATAATCCAATGTTCATCTTAACTGAAAACATTTAA
- a CDS encoding MmgE/PrpD family protein → MTQQSASHQLLKMLQRPVTSIDRARAKLHLFDWFGCAIYATKTAAGAVFNEYLKLNATGNVTCLNGQSRDLATAAFYNGALGNIMEMDDVHRTSILHPGPVVIPAALAVAESVNATMDDLLDAIINGYEAVIRLGQSVGLSHYQYYHNTSTCGVLGAAVASCHLLKLNQQQTLSAIGNALSTTGGLWQMRHEEVFTKQWHNAQACRSGVMAAQLASCGLTGPVSIIDGEQGLLNATSFDANPAAISAPHKTWLIHDCSFKPWPACRHAHPAMDALKELLKQHPVDFTQIEKIQVFTYSDAIKFCDRPTPATDLQAKFSIQHALAAWLVLGEPKLEHYQKHNYAENEGANHDLICLRNNIQVQENPQISKSYPDEFGAKITITLSTGQQLSTQIKDTLGDPNKPMSDLQISNKANYLMQQAGIQPSRQQQLNKLLTEPNMTLTAFITAINEAFHD, encoded by the coding sequence ATGACTCAACAAAGTGCCTCTCATCAATTATTAAAAATGTTACAACGACCGGTAACATCTATAGACAGAGCTCGAGCAAAATTACACTTGTTCGATTGGTTTGGCTGTGCCATTTATGCTACTAAAACGGCAGCTGGTGCTGTATTTAATGAGTACCTAAAGCTTAACGCTACAGGCAATGTTACTTGTTTAAATGGTCAATCCCGCGATCTGGCTACTGCAGCTTTTTATAATGGTGCGCTGGGCAATATTATGGAGATGGACGATGTACATCGCACCTCAATATTGCACCCTGGGCCTGTAGTTATTCCAGCAGCATTAGCCGTTGCTGAAAGTGTTAACGCCACTATGGACGATTTGCTCGACGCTATAATTAATGGCTACGAGGCGGTTATTCGTCTTGGTCAAAGTGTAGGGCTAAGTCATTATCAGTATTATCACAATACCTCGACCTGTGGAGTGTTAGGCGCGGCAGTTGCCAGTTGCCATTTATTAAAATTAAATCAACAACAAACACTGTCAGCAATAGGTAATGCGTTATCTACAACCGGCGGATTATGGCAAATGCGCCATGAAGAAGTATTTACCAAGCAATGGCATAACGCTCAAGCTTGCCGCTCAGGAGTAATGGCCGCGCAATTAGCGAGTTGTGGATTAACCGGACCGGTTTCAATTATTGATGGTGAGCAAGGATTACTCAATGCTACCTCATTTGATGCCAACCCAGCAGCCATTAGTGCCCCTCATAAAACGTGGTTAATTCATGATTGTAGTTTTAAGCCATGGCCAGCTTGTCGTCATGCACATCCGGCAATGGACGCATTAAAAGAATTACTCAAACAACACCCAGTTGACTTTACACAGATTGAAAAAATTCAGGTGTTTACCTATAGCGATGCAATTAAATTTTGTGACCGCCCAACTCCTGCCACAGATTTACAAGCAAAATTTAGCATTCAACATGCACTCGCAGCATGGTTAGTTTTGGGAGAGCCAAAGTTAGAGCATTATCAAAAACACAATTATGCTGAAAACGAGGGTGCTAACCATGATCTTATTTGCTTAAGAAATAATATCCAAGTACAAGAAAATCCCCAGATAAGTAAAAGTTACCCTGATGAATTTGGTGCAAAAATTACCATTACCTTATCTACCGGTCAGCAATTATCCACACAAATAAAAGACACCTTAGGCGATCCCAATAAACCCATGTCTGATTTACAAATCAGTAATAAAGCTAACTATTTAATGCAACAAGCGGGTATTCAACCCAGTCGACAACAGCAACTTAATAAGTTGTTAACCGAGCCAAACATGACGCTAACAGCATTTATCACGGCCATTAATGAGGCTTTTCATGACTAA